Within the Flavobacterium sp. N502536 genome, the region TAAACTACAATGGTCTTTGGGCCGGATTAGGAGAGCCGGCTTCGCCAACTGCCTTTCATGGCAAAGATTTTCACATAGCAGGAAGCGATGCATCCGGTATAATCTGGGAGGTTGGAGAAGGCTTAAAAAACAATCCTGAATTTAAATTTAAAATTGGTGATGAAGTCATTGTTCATTGTGGTCAAACCTGCGGGATATGTCAGGAATGCAATGGAGGTAACCCTATGATGTGTGAATCACAAAAAATATGGGGCTACGAAACACCCTATGGTTCTTTTGCACAGTACACCAAAGTTCGCGCACAACAGTTACTGCAAAAACCAAAACACTTAACGTGGGCAGAAGCAGGAGGGTATATGCTGACTTATGCAACGGTATGGAGAATGCTTTACGGATTTGCGCCAAACGATTTGAAACCCGGAACCAATGTATTGGTATGGGGAGGAAGTGGTGGTTTGGGAGCGACAGCGATTCAATTGATTAAACTGGCAGGAGCAAATGCAGTTGCGGTTACTTCAAGCGATGAGCGTGGAGAAAAATGTCTGGAACTAGGAGCTGTTGGTTATATTAACCGAAAAAAATTCAATTGCTGGGGAACCTTGCCCAACATTAACAACAAAGAAGAATACAAAGAATATTTAAAAGAAGTGAGGAAATTTGGAAGTGCCATTTGGGACATACTGGGTAAAAGAGTAAATCCGGATATTGTAATCGATCATATTGGTTCACAAACACTTCCGGTAAGTACCTACGTGGTGAAATCAGGAGGAATGGTCGTTTTTTGTGGCGCTACCTCAGGATTTAATATGTCATTTGATGCTTCATTTGTCTGGATGCGACAAAAAAGAATTCAGGGATCTCACTTTTCATCACTCTTTGAATTGCATCAGGCCAATCAACTTATTTTACAGAAAAAGTTCCACCCCGTTATATCCGGCGAGTTTAGCTGGGACGAATTGCCATTAGCACATCAAAAAATGCTGGACAACAGTATTGAATATGGAAATGTGGTTATCAACCTCGCTTCCTAATAAAACACCATAAGATTATTTTACACCTACCAAAAACAGTAAAAAATCAGATTCACTAAAATAAAAAAATACTAAAACGTAACCTCCAAAATCTTTGTGATTCTGGAGGTTTTTTTATGCCCAATAATCACTATTGGGCATAATTTGTTTACTCAAATTATCGGGTTTTACAACAATTGTATTTTTTCTTCCTGAAAAAAAATTACCTTGGTAGTGAAAATAGAACCTGTTGCTGCAGACCTGTATGACACATGGTCTAGGGAGAAGCGGCGGGTAAAAAGGATATACCAAAAAAAGAGAGATAAAGATGAGATCACCAAATGAACTGTTATTTTTTTTTAGTGCCTTAGGGGCATTTAATGGTTTTTTACTTTCATTATATTTTGCAATCAATGCTAAAAAGAAAATTTTTGCGAACTATTTTTTATCCTTGTTGTTACTGGTTTTAAGTATCCGAATTATTAAATCGGTATTCTTCTATTTTAATCCTCACTTATCCAATACCTTCATTCAAATCGGACTTTCAGCCTGCATACTGATTGGTCCGTTTCTTTTTTTATACCTCAAATCCTACGCCCAAAATGATAAACCCAATTGGGTCAAACATGTAGTACCTTATTTGGGTATAATGACTGTTTTAGGAACCTTTTACCCTTATGTCGAACATCAGGCAATTTGGAGCAGAGGGATCGTAAGAGTCATCTATTTTCAATGGTTCCTCTACATCGTTTTATCTTTTAAATACATTCAGCCAATCCTTCAAAAAATCAGAGAGAAAGAAAGTTTAAAAAAGCTGGAAGTATGGTTTTTAAGCATCTATTTTGGAGTTGCATTTGTATGGTTTGCCTACACCTTTGCCGCTTATACCTCTTATATCGTGGGGGCTTTGTCTTTCACCTTTATTTTGTACCTGATCATTTTACTTTTAGTTTTCAGAAACAGTCAGGAAACTGTTTTTTTTCAGGAAAAAGAGCGATATAAAAATAAAACCATTGATGAGGAAACACTAGACTTAATCCGTCAAAAAATGACGATTATAGACGAAAAAGAACTGTTTTTAAACCCTAATTTCACTCTTGAAGAAGCAGCAAAAGAACTGAAAGTAACCAAACATACCTTATCGCAATATGTCAACGAAGTATTGGGTAAATCCTTTTCAAACCTGATAAAAGAGTACCGAATTGAAAAAGCTAAAAGTTTGTTAGAAACCGAAAAAAACTATACCATTGAAAGTTTAGGGTATGACAGCGGTTTTAATTCGAAATCAACTTTTTTTACTGCATTTAAAAAACAAACCGGTTTAACACCCACCGAGTATCAAAAACAGCACTCCAAATGAGTTCTAATTTATAGAATCATACTTCAGTTTTATAATCTAAACCCCATAAACTAAGACTATCCCGGACATTTGCATTCATTATTAATAACCTAACAATTTTAAAAATGAAAAAAGTGCTTTTGTTTATCGGATTAAGTTTATTGTTTTTTAAATCAAATGCCCAGAGTCAGAATGCTGATGACGATTGGAGTCTGATTCATAAAACGCTAAATCTCTACATTGATGGTCAGGCCACCGGCGATTCTGTTATGGTAGGTCGGGCCTTCCACAGTTCCTGGCAGCTGAAAGGTTTCAGAGAAAAAGAATTTATAGTAGTACCCAAATCGAAATATTTGGTAGGGTATAAAAAACGCGATGCCAGACCGGCTAATTGGTCGGGGAGAGTCGTTTCTGTTGACTTTACAAATAATGCGGCCAGTGCAAAAGTAGAGATTAGTACCGCAAAACTATTATTTGTAGATTATTTCAATCTGCTGAAGACCGATCAGGGCTGGTTTATTGTAGACAAAATTTCAACCCGTACCCCTCACAAAACGGTTGAAGCGGACGTAAAACCAAAGGAGAAATCATAAACGCAGACCCGATAATTTCCAGCAAAATGAACAATTTAATAGTTTTAATACTGGTTTTTACAGGCCTGTATTCACAAAGTTTTTATGCACAGAAAAATATCCTGTTCGTTACCTCCAATCAGGATTATTATGGACCTACAAAAATTAGCACCGCCAATCACTTTGAAGAAATAGTAGTTCCTTATGATGTCTTCACAAAAGCAGGTTACAAAGTTGATTTTATAAGTCCAAAGGGAGGAGCAATCCCTATTGGATATATCAACGCATCGGATAGTATTCAAAAAAAGTATTTGTACGACAGTTGGTTTATGAGCAAATTAGCGCATACCCGAAAACCGGATGAGGTTATGGCCAACAATTATGCTGCAATATTTTATAGTGGCGGAGGAGCGGCAATGTTTGGAGTAGCAGAAGATCAAACGATTCAAAAAATAGCAAGAGAAATCTATAGCAAAAATGGAGTTATCTCGACAATTTGCCACGGAACGGCAGGCATTGCCTACTTAAAGGGTGAAAATGGCGTATCACTTTATGCGGGAAAAAAGATCACAGGTTATCCGGACAAATTCGAACGTAAAGAGGCGGAATACTACAAAACATTCCCCTTTGCAATAGACAAAGCCATTACAGCCAACAAAGGCAGCTTTGTTTATTCCGACAAAGGCGGAGATGGTTTTTATAGTGTCGATGGCAGGTTTGTAACAGGGCAGGACCCGAGTTCCGCTCCAAAAGTGGCTAATGAGGTCGTAACATTACTCAGCAAAAACTTTAAAGAATCCAATGACACCCATACAAAAAGCGATTCAGATCAAATCAGGGAGGCGCTTCTGGATTATATTGAGGGTACTGCAAACGGTCAGCCGGAGCGCTTGCGAAAAGCCTTTCATCCCAATTTTAACTTGTACAGCGTTGCCAATGATACTTTGTGGATCCGTTCGGGAAAACAATATATCGCTGATATAAAAGTCGGCCAAAAATCAAATCGAATCGGACGCATTATTGCCGTCGATATCGAAAAAGATGCTGCAATTGCAAAAGCAGAAATAAAAGTACCAAACTGGCGCACTTTTACAGATTATTTTATACTGCTAAAATATGAAGGAACCTGGAAAATAATACATAAAAGTTACAGCTGGCTGACCACATCTAAAAAAGAATAACCTTAAAACATCCGCTAACAGCAGTCTGACCAGGTGGCCAATGCAATAAAAAAATAGTTTTTTTCGATTAAATACTTGGGGTAAATTTAAAAGTTAAAGATGTTGAAAGGGCACATTTGGCCAGGCTGTTAACTGTTGGTGGTAATAGAAATAGCAAATCCGAAATTTCTATTTAAAAAAAACAAATCAAAATAACCATCGCATTCCATGAGAAAACAATTCATATTTGCTATCGTTCTATGCGCGTTAGCGGCAATAAATACAAAAGCGCAAAACCATCACAAAAAAAGAATTGATGATTATATCGTAGAAATTAAGAAGCAGTATCATATTCCCGGTCTGGCCGTAGTAGTAATCAAGGAGGGAAAAATCATTCACAGAAAAAATTACGGACTGGCTAATATGGAAATGGGAGTTCCGGTAACAGACAAAACGTTATTCCCTTTATTTTCAACCACAAAAGTAATGTCGGTTGTGGCGGTCTATCAGTTAATCGAGCAAAACAAACTTTCATTAGAGAATAACATTTCAGATTTTTTGGATGATTTACCGGATCGTTGGCGAAAAGTAAAAATTAAAAACCTATTAACACACTCGTCGGGTTTGCCAGATATTGTAAATTATACAAACGATAACGAAGAAGAGGCAAAACAGAAAGTATATCAGGATACCGTCAAGTTTGCGGCAGGAAAACAATTTGATTACAACCAAACCAATTATTGACTTTTAAACCGAATATTTCAGAAAGTAATTGGAAAAAAATTAAGCGAATATATTATGGAAACACAGTTTGCATTGGTACAAAAAGACGTTGTTTTTGAAGGCAATAATTTAAAAGTAGTCGAAAACTTAACCTATGGTTATGTAAATACAACAAATGGGAATCCCGTTTTGAAAAGAAATTGGAATTTTCCTGAGTACGAATATGGCGCTGCGGCACTCAATTTAACATTGGATTCGTTTATAGAATGGAACAGGAAATTCGATGATAGCGAGCTTATCTCGGAGCAAACAAAAAGGCAATTATTGACACCATTTCAGTATGAAGTAAAGCGAGACTTTACCTATGGGCTGGATTTGATCAAGTTTAACGGGGAAGTATCGTATGGTTTTTCAGGCGGTGTATCAACAGCTTTTAGAAAATTCACCAACAAAAAACTGACCATAATTCTTCTGGCAAATGGAATGTTTATCCCCACAAATCAATTAAACGGAATAAACGAAGTTGTAAATAATATTGCCCGTATTGCAGCTGAATAAGTAAATCATTACAATACACACAGCATGAAGTGCTACAATCTCAAACTTACTTAGTTTAACCTTAACATTAAACCAAACTGCAGACTTACACCTCCGTAAAAAACAATTAGAGTAAATAAAAGGCCTTAAAGTGTTAGAATAGAAATGGATACAGGATACTTTTTTTAATCAATTATAAAAATTAAAACGACATCTCAATATTAATAAATTATTAAATGACCCGCTGATAAAAATATCGATATAAGGTTTATTATACTTTTGTAAGGGTCTTCTTTAACAGTTTAAAATTACGTTATGAGTTCTAATTTGCTAATTTGTTTACGTGCTGGTGATGATTCCAGCTTTAAAGAAATCTATGATCTGTATCACTATAAAGTATTTTGTTTTGTAAAAAAATATACTGCACAACTCGCCGATGCCGAAGATGTGACGCAAAATGTATTCATCCATCTTTGGAAATACAGAAACAAAGTAGATCCTGCTGTAGATTTAGAAGCCATTTTGTTTAAAAGTTCTAAGCAGGAGATTTCGAAATGGTATAAAAAGCAAAACAGAATTTTTTCGGTAGAAAATGATCAGTTAATCAAAGAACTTGATATTGTATCTGAAACAGAGGATGATATTACTTCAAAATTGGAGGAAATAGAACATCTTTTAAACCAAATACCGGCAAAAAGAAGAAAAATTTTTAGCCTTCACAAATTTGAAGACCGCAGCTATAAGGAAATTGCTGTAGAAATGGACATGTCCCAAAGTGCCGTTGCCAACCAAATTTCAAAGACATTACAGTTCCTTCGAAAAAATACTGTGAAAAACCATGAACTCTATTGGTTTGCATTATTTTTTATAAGCCAGTCAGAATTGGTTTCTTAATGCTGTCTTTTCCCCTTTCAAATCTTAATTTACTTCAAAATTAAAGAGACGATAATCTTCTGTTGGATTAAGAAAAGGTTAACAGTAATGTTGTCCCGTGATATTTAATAGATTGAAAATCTAATGTAGTTGAATCGATAAAATTCATACCTGATTTTTAAACATTAAATGTTAATTGTAAAATGAAATCCAGAAAATTAAGAGAAGAGTGGAATGCAATACCTAACAGAGGAATTCTTCCAAACGAAACTAAATCGCGTATGTGGGATAACATACGTATTGCAACAATTGACCGATATAAAAGCTTTTATAATTGGACAGCAGTTGCCTGTATTGTATTTATTTTTTCTATTACAAGTTATCAGATATTCACGCAAGTCAATAAAAATAAGATTGAAGTTGCCGTTACCAAAACATTCAATGACGATATCCGCCTTTTATGCTTGTCAGACGGAACGAGAGTATGGCTTAATGAAAATTCAGAAATTGGATATCCCATTCAATTTGCAAAAAATGAAAGGTTAGTAACTTTAAAAGGAGAAGCTTTTTTTGAAGTCAAACGTGATCCTTCCCGTCCATTTATTATCACATCAGGAACAATAAAAACCACTGTTTTAGGAACATCATTTAATGTAAAAGCATACGATGAGAACAAACCGGAAGTAAATGTGAGAACCGGTAAAGTACAGGTTGAAAGTTTGAAAAACACGGTTTTACTGGAACGAGGTGATAAGGCAGTTTATAGACCAGATAATTTGTTACTTCAAAAACAAAAAACAAATGTATTAGAACCCGAATGGAAAAAGGTTTTGATATATGTGGATGGATTGACCTTAGAAGAAGTTTTAACCAAACTAAAGACAGACCACCAATTTGAGGTAAATTACCTCACAGCTGATTTAAAAAATCTGACAATTAAAGGAACTCTTGATACCCGACAAGGTTTGTATGAGATGCTTCAAACCATTGCTTTTGCTCTCGAAATTAAAATCAGGTCGACGGGCAATAATACTTATTTAGTCAGCAAATAAGCCAACACAAATTTATTGAAAAACGATCGTCGCTCAAACAAGTATTCCAAACTTACATTTTTAGCGACAGGATGCCTGCTGAATTTCTGCAGCAACATTACCCTAATACAAATTAAATTAATTACATAAACTAACAATCATCAATTATGAACAATTGCATTTCCAGGCAATTTGCCTTTTGGATTTTATTTTTTGGTTTTTTTCTCGGAATAAACACAATTTACGCACAAACCGGAACAGTATCGGTTGATTTTAAAAATTCATCACCTCAAAAAGTTATCGATAACTTAAAATCCCGCACGCCTTATCAATTTGTCTATCAAAAGGATCTCGATTTAAGTTTACCTCTTGTTACCCTTAAAAAAGATAATGTTTCAATAGATGAAATTTTAAGTGATTTACAAACGCTGACAAACTTAAATTTCAGAAGAAATGAAAATAATATAGCCGTAAACAGTAAAGAATCGGCTAAAAAAAAAAAGAAAGGAAAAATCACAGGTAAAGTAGTAGATGTCAACGGACTTTCATTACCGGGTGCCAATATTAATGTTACCGGAATGGGTTTGGGAACACAATCAGACATAGATGGTAACTATATCTTAGAATTGGAACCAGGTGAATATACGATTGAGATTAGTATTATATCGTTTCAAACGCAAAGAATCACCGGAGTTAAAGTAAATGAAGGGGCGGAAACACCTTTAGTAGTTTCTCTAAAAGAAGATGCACAATCGCTTAACGAAGTAATTATCATCCAAGATTATAAAAAGGCAACAGCATCGGTTCAGGGAATGCTGTTACAGCAAAAAAAAGCAGCTCAATTCTCTGATGGAATTTCCTCAGAACAAATCGCAAGAACTCCGGATAAAGATGTGGGAAGTGCGCTAAAGCGTATAACGGGTGTAACAACGGTGGGGGATAAATACGTTGTGGTGCGTTCTATGGCAGAACGATGGAATCAGGCTGTTATGGACGGAATCACACTGCCAAGTACAGACGCTTATCAGCAAAACTTTTCTTTTGATATAATTCCGACTGCCATCGTTGAAAGTATTGTCGTGAGTAAATCTGCAACTCCCGATATGTATGCCAATTTCGCCGGAGGATATGTGGAGGTAAAAACCATGGATATTCCGAAGGAAAACTTCACCAATTTCTCTATCGGTACTTCTTATAATAGTGAAAGTACTTTTAAAGAAAGACTAACCAAAAAAGAAGGAGATCATGATTATTTGGGTTTTGATGATGGAAGACGCGATTATCCCACGAATCTGACGGCATTGGAAATACCAAAGACAGCAGCTGAATCAGGTCCTTTTATAGCGCAGTCCAAACAATTTACACAGGATAATTTTAGTACTTATAAAACCTATGGTGCCCCGGGAACAACGCTTCAATTTGGTATTGGACGAACGTATAAACTGAAGGACGATAACAAGTGGGGATTTGTAGGTTCCTTAATCTTTAAGAATACACAGGAAAAATTAGATATTGAACATACAGAAAGAGGGAATTATAAAAGTAATTCAGAGTTTTTGGCAGAAACGAAAAAGACGCCCTATTCTACTTTTACAAAATATGGGTTCAAGAATTCAGGAGCAAATTACAACTACAATTCCACTTTAGGCGGAATGTTCAATGCGGCAATACAATTGGGCAATCATAAAATTACAAGCCGTAATACCGTAATGCACATTTACAACAATCAATTGAATCAAATTGCAGGCTGGGACATTGGTGAAAGCACTTCGGATATTGTAAGCGGGAACGATCTGGGGTCTGTAACCGAATCTAATTATCCGGTTTACACCACTTTTATTCAGAATAAAATTGAAGGAAATCACAAATTCGACAAACTGGAAATCAACTGGTACGGTGCTTACGGAAACGTAACAAAAGATACCAAAGACGCGACATTTCTAGAAATCATGAAACAAAAAGTAGGAGACGATGAGTTACTTTATTATGATGTTTATAATGCCGGAGCAAGATTTCCTTTCAGCAGAAGTAATTTTACTAATGACGAGATCGATTACAATGCCGCGATTAATTTCAAATACTCTTTTGACTTTAGTGATTTTTTTACAAACGATATAAAGGCAGGTTATTTTGGAACCTATAAAAAAGCAACCAACCAACAGGAATCGGCAAAATTGGTTACCGTAGGTCAAACTTCCGACAGAGCAAAAATTTACGATCCTTTGACAAAATTTTTAGACGGATCCAATTATTATTACGGTGGTTTTGGCTGGCAGGATTTTGGAATTTATGGCAACAAATATGTTGGAGATGTAAAAATACATTCCCCATTTTTAATGCTCGATGATAAAATAAGTCGCTTTGCAAGACTGGTTTGGGGAGTAAGAGCCGAAAGTTATATTTATACACAAATTGAAAGTCAGTCTGAAACGCCGGATGGATTTTCAGAAATTCAGGGAGACGATAAAGTTTGGCAATTTCTGCCATCAGCGAGTTTAATTATAAGTCCCACCAATAAAACGAATGTAAGATTCGGTTACAATAAATCGGTTTTACGTCCTCAATTTGCCGAGCGTTTGACCATTCCGTATTACGACCCAATCCGTTCTGCTAAAATTTATAACTACACAGGAGGATTAGTTTCCAGTATTGCCAATAATTATGATTTAAAATTCGAATGGTTTCCTTCAGGCGGCGAGATTTTATCTTTTGGAGTATACCATAAAAAAATTGATGATCCGATTGAAGCTGTTGGTTATTTGAATCCGTCAGGAGTTAGGGATATCTATAATATCAATTCAAATAATGCCAAGCTTTGGGGTGTAGAATTAGAGTTTTACAAAAGTCTTTCTTTTTTGGGTGATGGCGAAATTTTAAAAGATTTATTTGTTTATGGGAACGCTTCCGTAAACGATACAAAAGTGACATCGTATGTTAATTTAGATGGAACAGGCGGACTTTATGAAGCCAACAGACCACTTTACGGGCAATCGCCTTACACCTACAATTTAGGTTTAGATTATGTAGGAGAACGTTTAGGATTTAGCCTTAGACACAATGCTATTGGCGATCAGTATATACTGGTAGGTTTTGAGTATTTCGCTGAGGAAATCCGCAAACCTTATGCTGTAACAGATGCTCAGGTGAGTTATAAATTTTTTAAAGAAAGAAACCTGGAACTAAAATGCAGCATGAAAAACATGTTTGATGCCGGTATCGAAACCTATAACAACGCCAACAGTTACAGTAAAATTGAGAATGTTCCCGACGGAACAAATCCAAGAGCGAGATTCAGTCTGGGAGCCGGTGCTACTACAAAATTTGATCAGGATATCGACAGAGAAGTATTTAAAGCTAAAAACGGAAGAACCATAAGTGTATCAATCAATTATTCGTTCTAAAATGGGTTTTTAGCGGCTCTTTTACTTCAAGTTTAACTGATATAGCGGGATGTATTAAGAAACCGTTAACAATAAAAAAAGACATGATATTTTGGTTTTTCAAAAGCTAATGTATGTAGTTGTAAGTCTCAGATTTCTTTTTTGTTTAGTGCATTAAACAAAGATGTAAAAATGAACTTTAAGATGTTCTTTTAAAAATACAAAGTTCTTCATTATAAGATAAGGTTTTAAAAGAATGGAAAGTAAACCTTTTACTGCGTTAAAAAAAACCTATGAGTAAAAAGACGGAATAATAGGTATAAACCCCGATGGTAAAGCGGGATCGTTTATTGAAAAAGTTCTTTACTAAAAAAAGAGAAAGACCTAAGGAGAGATATTTTGCTGCTCTCTCCAAAGGCCTAATTTGTAATAGCAGCAAATATAGCATTAATAAAATTATTATGAAAAAAATTTTTCTATGTGCAATGATAGCTCTGGCTCTGGGCTCTTGCCAAAATGATGATTCATCTGCTGATTCTTCTTTTTCAATGAAAGCTTCTGGTGCTGATTACACAGGATATCCGGCAACAGTACAAACTGTAAGTGGTGATATTACAACAAACACTACTTGGACTAGTGATAAAGTTTGGGAAATTGAAGGAGTAGTACGTGTAAAATCAGGGGCTACATTAACCATACAGCCAGGTACATTTATTAAAGCTAAACCATTAGCAGCTGGAGTTGCTTCAGGAGTTCTTGTAATTACTAAAACAGGTAAGATCGATGCTCAGGGAACTGAAACAGCGCCAATTATTTTTACAAGTTACAATTTATTAGATGGCAACGCAGCTACAGGAGCTACTCCGGGAGATTTTGCAGGAGTAGTTATTTTGGGTGATGCTCAGGTAAATAACGGTTCAGTTACTAACATCATCGAAGGATTAGGAGATCAGCCAACTGTTTCTGATTTTTATTATGGAGGTTCAAACAATGCTCATAACGGTGGAATCTTAAACTATGTTCGTATCGAATTTGCAGGACGTATTTTAGATGCTGCAACAGGAGTTGAAATCAACGGATTAACTTTAGGAGGTGTAGGTTCTGGTACTGTGATCGATCACATTCAGGTATCTTACGGAAGAGACGATTCATTCGAATTTTTTGGAGGAACTGTAAATGCAGGACATTTAGTTTCTTTTGCACCAGACGATGATAATTTTGACTTTGATCTTGGTTATACAGGAACAATCACAAAAGCTATTGCAATTGCTGACAGTAATTCTACACATAGTTTAAGCGGAGGAAATCCGGATTCTAATGGTATTGAGTTAGACAACAATGCTACAGGAACAGTTACAGCATTGATCACACGTCCGGTAATCAACCAATTATCAATTATTGGTGTAAGCTCAACTGTAGTAGCTGATTTATACGAAAATGCTATTCACGTGCGCAGAGCAGGTAACATAAGCCTTACTGATGTTACTGTTACAGGATACAACAGAGGAGTTAATTTTGAGTCTCCTTCATTGCCAGGTGGTTCAACGTATTCTAAAGTTTCTATTCACGGTTTTGACAATGTAGCATTACCTGTAGGAACAACTTTTACAGGAATTGGTACTGCAACTTCTACGGTGAACCCAGCTACAAAATGGGCCTTAACACAACCATTCTTTAATGATGGTGCGTTAAACCTTGGTGGAGCTACAGGAGCATTTAAAACAGAAGCTGCGTGGACTAACACATGGACTAAGTTTACAAATTTTTAATAAGAGGTTAATTAAAATTATACATGGGCAGAATATTTCTGCCCATGTTTTTAATACATAAAAAAATGAAAAAAACTATACTTTTATTTGTGCTTGCTTTTGTTTCTGCAGTTTCATCAGCTCAGGTTACCGTTTGGGAAGATAATTTTGATGATGCAGATTTAGCTGGCTGGACATTACTGGACAGGGACGAAGACGGAATAAACTGGATTGCCAGAAAAAATATAAACCTTGATGAAAGCGGAAGCGCGATAGTAGATGGAGAACACAGTATTTTAGGAAACTACCTAATGAATCTGGATGATTTAAGCACAGTAGTTCGTTTAGTGGAGAACTGGGCTATTACACCAGCAATAAATTTAGCACAACATTCCGGCAAAAAAATACAGGTGGTTCTAAATGCACAAACCAGTATTTATGATACTAATCAGGATCTATTAGTATACGGATCTACTTCAAAAGACCCTGATACATTTACACTTTTGAGTACCCTTAAATTACAAAGACAAACAGAACTTGAAGCAGAATTTAAGGACTACAGTGTCGATATTTCTCAATATGCCGGCGAATCGGTGGTATACCTAGCCGTATCCAATGTAGCAGACGAAAATCTGAATTTCATAGGTTTTGAAATAGATAAAATTTCAATTGTAGCAGGAGGAAATTTAGGAATAGGGGATCATATATTGGATAAAAACCGTTCATTTCTTGCAGAAAACCCTGTTAGAGAAAATTTAGAATTGCAATTGGCAGATCAATTTAAAGACAATAAAACCGCATTGAAAATTTATAATGCAGCAGGCAATCTGGTTAAGGAAGTAAATTACAATAACCAAAATATTTCTGTAGCCGATTTACCTCAGGGCTTCTATTTTCTGTTACTAACTAACGATACAAATTCGCAAACAATAAAATTTATTAAAAAGTAAAAAAGGGCAGTAGGTTTTATTCCTGTATTAAAATTGCTGCCTTACTAAAAAATAGCATATGAAAAATAAGATTGCAAAAGCATTTTTCCTTTCTGTTGTACTCGCACTTTTGGGTGCCTGTGCTAATGATGAGCTAACGCCTTATTACGATCAGAGAAAAAGAGAAATTGGTAAAATCGTTATACACGGTTATAACGCTTTAAGCGATTCCATTCAAATGACCGTAAATGGCAAATTGATTGAAATAGGAAACGAAAAAAACAATACAGCTTTCGTAAAAAAAATAGAAAAAGAGCATGACTTTGTTTTTTTTAATGATGAGGTAAAAACGTTGGTAGTCACCAATAAAAAAACGAGTCAGATCTTGGGAACTTACCTTTTTACAAACCGGACACCTGTTAGTTCTCTATATTTCTACGCTAAAGAAAATTTATGGATAGACGATGTTTCCTTTTTAAAACCAGGCACATTGAGCCAAACTGGATATGCGGGTTTTAAGTTTATATTTCCATCACTCAATAAATATTCAGGCAGTACCTATAAGGGCGCGTTGGATGGTATTATTAC harbors:
- a CDS encoding FecR family protein; protein product: MKSRKLREEWNAIPNRGILPNETKSRMWDNIRIATIDRYKSFYNWTAVACIVFIFSITSYQIFTQVNKNKIEVAVTKTFNDDIRLLCLSDGTRVWLNENSEIGYPIQFAKNERLVTLKGEAFFEVKRDPSRPFIITSGTIKTTVLGTSFNVKAYDENKPEVNVRTGKVQVESLKNTVLLERGDKAVYRPDNLLLQKQKTNVLEPEWKKVLIYVDGLTLEEVLTKLKTDHQFEVNYLTADLKNLTIKGTLDTRQGLYEMLQTIAFALEIKIRSTGNNTYLVSK
- a CDS encoding TonB-dependent receptor domain-containing protein; this encodes MNNCISRQFAFWILFFGFFLGINTIYAQTGTVSVDFKNSSPQKVIDNLKSRTPYQFVYQKDLDLSLPLVTLKKDNVSIDEILSDLQTLTNLNFRRNENNIAVNSKESAKKKKKGKITGKVVDVNGLSLPGANINVTGMGLGTQSDIDGNYILELEPGEYTIEISIISFQTQRITGVKVNEGAETPLVVSLKEDAQSLNEVIIIQDYKKATASVQGMLLQQKKAAQFSDGISSEQIARTPDKDVGSALKRITGVTTVGDKYVVVRSMAERWNQAVMDGITLPSTDAYQQNFSFDIIPTAIVESIVVSKSATPDMYANFAGGYVEVKTMDIPKENFTNFSIGTSYNSESTFKERLTKKEGDHDYLGFDDGRRDYPTNLTALEIPKTAAESGPFIAQSKQFTQDNFSTYKTYGAPGTTLQFGIGRTYKLKDDNKWGFVGSLIFKNTQEKLDIEHTERGNYKSNSEFLAETKKTPYSTFTKYGFKNSGANYNYNSTLGGMFNAAIQLGNHKITSRNTVMHIYNNQLNQIAGWDIGESTSDIVSGNDLGSVTESNYPVYTTFIQNKIEGNHKFDKLEINWYGAYGNVTKDTKDATFLEIMKQKVGDDELLYYDVYNAGARFPFSRSNFTNDEIDYNAAINFKYSFDFSDFFTNDIKAGYFGTYKKATNQQESAKLVTVGQTSDRAKIYDPLTKFLDGSNYYYGGFGWQDFGIYGNKYVGDVKIHSPFLMLDDKISRFARLVWGVRAESYIYTQIESQSETPDGFSEIQGDDKVWQFLPSASLIISPTNKTNVRFGYNKSVLRPQFAERLTIPYYDPIRSAKIYNYTGGLVSSIANNYDLKFEWFPSGGEILSFGVYHKKIDDPIEAVGYLNPSGVRDIYNINSNNAKLWGVELEFYKSLSFLGDGEILKDLFVYGNASVNDTKVTSYVNLDGTGGLYEANRPLYGQSPYTYNLGLDYVGERLGFSLRHNAIGDQYILVGFEYFAEEIRKPYAVTDAQVSYKFFKERNLELKCSMKNMFDAGIETYNNANSYSKIENVPDGTNPRARFSLGAGATTKFDQDIDREVFKAKNGRTISVSINYSF
- a CDS encoding T9SS-dependent choice-of-anchor J family protein, which codes for MKKTILLFVLAFVSAVSSAQVTVWEDNFDDADLAGWTLLDRDEDGINWIARKNINLDESGSAIVDGEHSILGNYLMNLDDLSTVVRLVENWAITPAINLAQHSGKKIQVVLNAQTSIYDTNQDLLVYGSTSKDPDTFTLLSTLKLQRQTELEAEFKDYSVDISQYAGESVVYLAVSNVADENLNFIGFEIDKISIVAGGNLGIGDHILDKNRSFLAENPVRENLELQLADQFKDNKTALKIYNAAGNLVKEVNYNNQNISVADLPQGFYFLLLTNDTNSQTIKFIKK